In the Gossypium raimondii isolate GPD5lz chromosome 9, ASM2569854v1, whole genome shotgun sequence genome, one interval contains:
- the LOC105799214 gene encoding uncharacterized protein LOC105799214 isoform X1, whose product MATQLLPAQLETDSSPEDPPLVSPTVKLSDGRHIAYRERGVPKAKSNCKIIIVHGFGSSKDMNFQVPQELIEELGIYFLLYDRAGYGESDPNPKRSVKSEALDIQELADQLQLGPKFYVIGVSMGSYPIWSCLQYIPERLAGVAMVVPVINYRWPSFPDSLTREDYRRPLVKLLYWVAKYTPGLLHWSVTRKWFPSPSVMEEKPVFFNKRDMEALKKTEGFPMLTKERLRERSVFNTLRNDFLVCYGDWDFDPMELTSPFLQNQNCVHIWQGYEDKIVPFELQRCISKKLPWIQYHEVADGGHLLVHYNGLREAILRAMLLGEEHHLYRPSADKTVP is encoded by the exons atG gCCACACAGTTGCTTCCTGCTCAACTGGAAACTGATAGTTCACCTGAGGATCCTCCACTTGTTTCACCTACAGTCAAACTCAGTGATGGCAGACATATAGCTTACAGAGAGAGAGGTGTGCCCAAGGCCAAATCTAACTGCAAGATCATCATTGTTCATGGCTTTGGTAGCTCCAAAGATATGAATTTTCAAGTTCCCCAA GAACTAATAGAGGAACTGGGAATATATTTTCTGCTGTATGATCGTGCTGGCTATGGCGAAAGTGATCCGAATCCAAAGCGGTCGGTTAAAAGCGAGGCACTCGACATTCAAGAGCTTGCTGATCAATTACAGCTAGGACCAAAGTTCTATGTGATTGGAGTCTCAATGGGATCATACCCCATCTGGAGTTGCCTCCAATATATACCAGAAAG GCTAGCAGGTGTTGCGATGGTAGTTCCGGTCATCAATTATCGATGGCCGTCCTTTCCCGACAGCTTGACCAGAGAAGATTATAGGAGACCACTTGTGAAGCTGTTGTATTGGGTAGCAAAATACACCCCTGGCCTACTACACTGGTCGGTTACTCGAAAATGGTTCCCTTCACCTTCTGTCATGGAAGAAAAGCCCGTATTCTTCAATAAAAGAGATATGGAAGCCCTGAAGAAAACAGAAGGATTCCCCATGCTTACCAAG GAAAGATTACGAGAACGATCTGTTTTCAATACACTCCGCAATGACTTTCTAGTCTGTTATGGTGATTGGGACTTTGATCCAATGGAACTGACTAGTCCATTCCTTCAAAACCAAAACTGTGTTCATATCTGGCAAGGTTACGAAGATAAGATCGTTCCATTCGAACTTCAACGATGCATTTCGAAAAAGCTACCATGGATCCAATACCATGAAGTTGCTGATGGTGGACATTTACTCGTGCATTACAATGGTTTACGAGAGGCCATATTACGAGCAATGCTGCTTGGAGAAGAACATCACCTGTACAGACCAAGTGCAGATAAAACTGTCCCCTAA
- the LOC105799214 gene encoding uncharacterized protein LOC105799214 isoform X2 — protein sequence MGSYPIWSCLQYIPERLAGVAMVVPVINYRWPSFPDSLTREDYRRPLVKLLYWVAKYTPGLLHWSVTRKWFPSPSVMEEKPVFFNKRDMEALKKTEGFPMLTKERLRERSVFNTLRNDFLVCYGDWDFDPMELTSPFLQNQNCVHIWQGYEDKIVPFELQRCISKKLPWIQYHEVADGGHLLVHYNGLREAILRAMLLGEEHHLYRPSADKTVP from the exons ATGGGATCATACCCCATCTGGAGTTGCCTCCAATATATACCAGAAAG GCTAGCAGGTGTTGCGATGGTAGTTCCGGTCATCAATTATCGATGGCCGTCCTTTCCCGACAGCTTGACCAGAGAAGATTATAGGAGACCACTTGTGAAGCTGTTGTATTGGGTAGCAAAATACACCCCTGGCCTACTACACTGGTCGGTTACTCGAAAATGGTTCCCTTCACCTTCTGTCATGGAAGAAAAGCCCGTATTCTTCAATAAAAGAGATATGGAAGCCCTGAAGAAAACAGAAGGATTCCCCATGCTTACCAAG GAAAGATTACGAGAACGATCTGTTTTCAATACACTCCGCAATGACTTTCTAGTCTGTTATGGTGATTGGGACTTTGATCCAATGGAACTGACTAGTCCATTCCTTCAAAACCAAAACTGTGTTCATATCTGGCAAGGTTACGAAGATAAGATCGTTCCATTCGAACTTCAACGATGCATTTCGAAAAAGCTACCATGGATCCAATACCATGAAGTTGCTGATGGTGGACATTTACTCGTGCATTACAATGGTTTACGAGAGGCCATATTACGAGCAATGCTGCTTGGAGAAGAACATCACCTGTACAGACCAAGTGCAGATAAAACTGTCCCCTAA